From one Streptomyces spiramyceticus genomic stretch:
- a CDS encoding HutD family protein, with protein MSVRVLRAASREAVPWKNGGGITREIAAWPQDAGMADFAWRISLAEVAADGPFSAFPGVDRILTMAEGAGMDLTVGGERRLVDTCCVPQHFPGDVATNCRLLGGRVVNFNVMYRRDRTFATVAVVRGESAVTVPPGGTVVIVALDGTASFDGVTLGRYDAAVVRSPVALLAEGQTAVVTLLETGA; from the coding sequence ATGAGTGTCCGCGTACTGCGGGCGGCCTCGCGGGAGGCCGTGCCGTGGAAGAACGGTGGCGGGATCACCCGGGAGATCGCAGCCTGGCCACAGGACGCGGGGATGGCCGACTTCGCGTGGCGCATCAGCCTCGCGGAGGTCGCGGCGGACGGGCCGTTCTCCGCTTTTCCCGGGGTGGACCGGATCCTGACGATGGCCGAGGGCGCCGGGATGGACCTCACGGTGGGCGGCGAGCGGCGGCTCGTCGACACGTGCTGCGTCCCCCAGCACTTCCCCGGGGATGTCGCCACGAACTGCCGGCTGCTCGGCGGTCGCGTCGTGAACTTCAACGTCATGTACCGCAGGGACCGTACGTTCGCCACCGTCGCCGTCGTACGGGGCGAGTCGGCCGTCACGGTCCCGCCCGGCGGAACTGTGGTGATCGTCGCCCTGGACGGAACCGCGTCTTTCGACGGCGTAACCCTCGGCCGGTACGACGCGGCGGTGGTCCGGTCGCCCGTCGCTCTGCTCGCCGAGGGACAGACGGCGGTCGTCACACTGCTTGAGACAGGCGCGTGA
- a CDS encoding vWA domain-containing protein, with amino-acid sequence MPIDLRKVEETAPALVSLYKSAGVSLSKHGLNGQRAAVYLVLDYSGSMRDYYKDGSVQALADQVLGLSAHLDDDGSVPVVFFSTDVDAVADIALENHPGRIDRIVAGLGHMGKTSYHLAMDAVIDHYLDSGSQHPALVVFQTDGGPSSKLAAERYICKAAKLPLFWQFVGFGNTRSSQFNFLRKLDELAVPAKRPVDNAGYFHAGPDPRQVPDAELYDRLVREFPSWLAAARAQGIAR; translated from the coding sequence ATGCCCATCGACCTCCGCAAGGTGGAGGAGACCGCTCCGGCACTCGTCAGCCTCTACAAGAGCGCCGGTGTCTCGCTGAGCAAGCACGGGCTGAACGGGCAGCGTGCCGCGGTCTATCTGGTGCTCGACTACTCCGGATCCATGCGCGACTACTACAAGGACGGCAGCGTCCAGGCCCTCGCCGACCAGGTGCTCGGGCTCTCCGCGCATCTTGACGACGACGGGTCCGTCCCCGTCGTCTTCTTCTCCACGGACGTCGACGCCGTCGCCGACATCGCGCTGGAGAACCACCCGGGCCGGATCGACAGGATCGTCGCCGGACTCGGGCACATGGGCAAGACCAGCTATCACCTCGCCATGGATGCGGTCATCGACCACTACCTCGACAGTGGTTCGCAGCACCCCGCACTCGTCGTTTTCCAGACCGACGGCGGCCCCAGCAGCAAGCTGGCGGCGGAGCGGTACATCTGCAAGGCCGCCAAGCTGCCGCTGTTCTGGCAGTTCGTCGGCTTCGGCAACACCCGCAGCTCGCAGTTCAACTTCCTGCGCAAGCTCGACGAACTCGCCGTACCCGCCAAGCGCCCCGTAGACAACGCCGGCTACTTCCATGCCGGCCCCGATCCGCGGCAGGTCCCGGACGCCGAACTGTACGACCGGCTCGTCCGGGAGTTCCCGTCCTGGCTGGCGGCCGCGCGGGCACAGGGCATCGCGCGATGA
- a CDS encoding SDR family NAD(P)-dependent oxidoreductase, producing the protein MKISLDGKVVVITGAGRGQGAAEARLFAEAGACVVVTDVRVEEGRAVAGSLGSQGLFVRHDVSAQESWTETVAVALAAYGRIDALVNNAALWRTA; encoded by the coding sequence GTGAAAATTTCGCTGGACGGCAAGGTCGTCGTCATCACTGGCGCGGGGCGCGGCCAGGGCGCGGCTGAAGCCCGGCTCTTCGCCGAGGCGGGCGCGTGCGTCGTGGTCACGGACGTACGGGTGGAGGAGGGCCGGGCGGTCGCCGGATCCCTGGGCTCGCAAGGGCTGTTCGTTCGTCATGACGTCTCGGCGCAGGAGAGCTGGACGGAGACGGTCGCGGTCGCCCTCGCCGCGTACGGCCGGATCGACGCGCTGGTCAACAACGCCGCGCTCTGGCGCACGGCATAG
- a CDS encoding MFS transporter, giving the protein MKPIRVPRPLVTLLIVLLGYLTLPMAMSGTTIALPEIGRDLNASGASLQWVVTGYFLTASAFMLVAGSLGDLFGRRKVYATGAAVYTAGTLVASTAQSILVLDAARTLAGLGAAGVMAGGGAILASAFEGAARTRVFATVGTVAGIGIAAGPTVSGAVVGAFGWRTTFLLFGVAGIVILSATLFMTESRAAARPRVDVPGAVTFIAGLAMVMFAIAQGGRAGWSSARVLVPLAAGFALLALFVAIERRSDHPMLDLALVRNRRFMGWIVGATAIAIGSSGVMVFFPTYLQGANSLSAGDAGLVMLMLTAPVFVVPQIGGRLVTRGLPARHIVAAALLLSAAGNAWLALTLHPGTGAAGLSVPLILIGTASGLTLGLVDAQAMSMVDQEHVGMASGLLNTIRAGSNSLMLAVFGAALITLIQSRVGDAAVAADVAAGNLAGPRHAELAGQFTYAWQFALTVAAVAMTAAAVLVHRMLTPPKERRTDRIEPQRTVPEPV; this is encoded by the coding sequence ATGAAGCCGATACGCGTCCCCCGCCCCCTTGTGACCCTGCTGATCGTCCTGCTCGGCTACCTCACTCTCCCCATGGCGATGTCCGGCACGACGATCGCCCTCCCGGAGATCGGCCGGGACCTCAATGCCTCCGGTGCGTCCCTCCAGTGGGTGGTCACCGGCTACTTCCTCACCGCCTCCGCCTTCATGCTCGTCGCGGGCTCGCTCGGCGACCTGTTCGGGCGGCGGAAGGTGTACGCGACCGGAGCCGCCGTATACACGGCCGGCACCCTCGTCGCCTCCACCGCCCAGAGCATCCTGGTCCTGGACGCCGCACGCACCCTCGCCGGTCTGGGCGCAGCGGGCGTGATGGCGGGCGGTGGCGCGATCCTCGCGTCGGCCTTCGAAGGAGCCGCCCGTACCAGGGTGTTCGCCACGGTCGGTACTGTCGCGGGCATCGGCATCGCGGCCGGACCGACGGTCTCCGGCGCAGTCGTCGGGGCCTTCGGCTGGCGGACCACGTTCCTCCTCTTCGGGGTCGCCGGAATCGTCATCCTGTCCGCGACCCTCTTCATGACCGAGTCCAGGGCGGCGGCCCGGCCCAGGGTCGACGTACCCGGCGCGGTCACCTTCATCGCCGGTCTCGCGATGGTCATGTTCGCCATCGCCCAGGGCGGTCGGGCGGGCTGGAGCAGCGCCCGCGTCCTTGTCCCGCTGGCCGCCGGCTTCGCGCTGCTCGCCCTGTTCGTGGCGATCGAGCGGCGCAGCGACCACCCGATGCTGGACCTGGCCCTGGTGCGCAACCGGCGCTTCATGGGCTGGATCGTCGGTGCGACGGCCATCGCGATCGGCTCTTCCGGCGTCATGGTCTTCTTCCCCACCTACCTCCAGGGAGCGAACAGCCTCTCCGCCGGTGACGCGGGTCTGGTCATGCTGATGCTGACCGCCCCCGTCTTCGTCGTCCCCCAGATCGGCGGCCGCCTGGTCACCCGGGGCCTCCCGGCCCGCCACATCGTCGCCGCGGCCCTGCTGCTGTCGGCCGCGGGCAACGCCTGGCTTGCCCTCACCCTGCACCCGGGCACCGGCGCCGCGGGTCTCTCCGTACCGCTGATCCTGATCGGCACGGCGAGCGGCCTGACCCTCGGGCTTGTCGACGCCCAGGCCATGAGCATGGTCGACCAGGAGCACGTGGGCATGGCTTCCGGCCTGCTGAACACGATCCGGGCCGGGTCCAACTCCCTGATGCTCGCCGTCTTCGGCGCCGCCCTGATCACCCTGATCCAGTCCCGTGTGGGCGACGCCGCCGTCGCGGCGGACGTGGCGGCGGGCAACCTGGCCGGCCCCCGGCATGCCGAGCTGGCCGGGCAGTTCACGTACGCCTGGCAGTTCGCTCTGACGGTCGCGGCGGTGGCGATGACGGCGGCGGCGGTCCTGGTCCACCGCATGCTGACCCCGCCGAAGGAGCGGCGTACGGACCGGATCGAGCCACAGCGCACGGTCCCGGAGCCCGTCTGA
- a CDS encoding TIR domain-containing protein yields the protein MLTDGELSGQAGELDFFISYSPADEQWASWIAWTLEEAGYRTVVQAWDFVPGTNFIDFMDRGVSESAAVIAVLSRHYERSTYGRMEWQAALRASPESPERRLLTVRVDDIPVEGLLATITYVDLVGVADHDAARGMLLTRVGQALDGHARPDRRPGYPGSTLGSRGGAGQTPFPVQQGPSRIGGAGWAGRRRPVRAPLYPPDSTGGSAKDAVTVLHLAGPDFGRGREPDTLSRQLRGDLVELRNAGAPTPDLLVVTGDLTASGSPRECDQALSFLTAVRSQLDLPPQRVMVVPGAQDVSLAACRAYFSTCEADEVAPQPPYWPKWRHYTRLFRDLYHGLDTVFDSDQPWTLFPVPELSTVVAGFNSSVAYSHRLEDQYGFVGRDQAAWFAEALRPYEEEGWLRIGIVRHPFTERRRPGDAVGGPGVLRDADTLERLAAPRLHMLLHGPAGGPRSTADDPTHARLSTATGDLPLFGAAAPARFELLQVTADGVTRWSDRGAKGPETFPGTWSRTRRVFPVPDRPGAASASADATHERATVDEPVDLLVERVKEVCQARREGVRLRDVPRRAPDDMVQLMATWREDGVVRQQRIAVRPGTPTEEELDRFITHVHATDPGSEAELVYDGPAPQSGLRERAARRGIRVRSFIEFQGLLDLRGYVSAQTARLQGSDQYAPGLYLPQRYRDADRPDGEEHDGLVEDLLELLEADHGRFVLLLGDFGHGKTFALRELARRIPEQLPYLTPLLIPLSTLDRAHSLEGLVAAHLAGHEVDTIDLRALRYMLAQGRVVLLFDGFDELVNRVSYDRAADHLQVLLDASVDNAKIVVSSRTQHFKSHEQILTALGERVGLLPQRRILSVEGFTPAQVRSYLVNSYGDESAADERYQLLRNIPDLLTLCRNPRLLSFVADLSQDQLRAVAGAGRALSPARLYEDVFASWLAHEERRGQGGPGAPPGLTLAELWSSVTALAQRLWESGRSALRLDELTDTVATTLSELAESPLSTQESAQAVGAGSLLVRSDDGLFQFIHGSVVEWLVAKEAARQLAGGRYGLLCARPLSQLAVEFFCDLADHELCVRWVQDVLDSSGPSGSDGSGGSGGPAGSDGSGGSGWSGGSSGPSARGANDAARANAVRISDRLRVPANVDLRGARLAGEDLSYRDFSGVDLTGADLTDTRLIGANLSGAVLRNARLVGARLDRADLGRADFTGADLRRARLTRADLRGARLTGSRWHRAALIDSLTDASVRSAPELRTAAIAPGMAVDAGFRPSSVGVPYGFDMRTSRLPEPIAYSPEGELLAVGSEDGGILICAADTGRALRTLQGHQGRVYAVKFGADVIATGGSDGTVRLWDPVSGECRHRLEVHPDGVWPVALDGDGTLLATGDGEGLVTIWDVATGEPVHRLPGHTAPVYTAVFSPDGRTLITGDAAADVRLWDIRTGHCTGELGGHQGAVYRVRFSPDGTVFATADQGAEGQGGAVRIWTADGTDRADRADGAGGPRLLHEFTGHTGRVYALDFHPDGNLLASGDTDGQVRLWDPVVGTQAGILERCTGAVYHVLFGHGGKLLAACDSDGTVRLWNVTTQRHGHTVTLHGQQPAEHRGSAWALAFRPQDSQLLTVGNDGGAQVWEAATGQGKRILRGHGRRISDLSFSADGAHLATCGNDGVVRLWETRTGRRTEELTGRGDRLVSVAFSPVEPVLGTASNDGDIYLWNPAGGQYLRELDIETEHIWAEAFSGDGQLLATANDDDTVRLWYRTTGAQVANLDQHRGRVRSIAFRSDSDVLATGCDDSRVRLWDARSGGLVAELVAHDDRVYGVAFGPGSQWLASASWDGTAIVWRDNEPSLRLRGRGGRLWTVAAHPSLPLLAAAGDDRTIGLWNADTGEHITELTGHAGRILSVAFSPDGTALASGSEDGTVRLWNFPADGQPSLRATLIGVPGGWAALTPAGGYKYEGDVAGEFWHVVGMSRFVPGELDEYLPGVHRLPLGEEL from the coding sequence ATGTTGACGGACGGGGAACTGAGCGGTCAAGCAGGCGAGTTGGACTTCTTCATCAGCTACTCGCCGGCCGACGAGCAATGGGCGTCGTGGATTGCCTGGACCCTGGAGGAGGCCGGATATCGCACCGTGGTCCAGGCGTGGGACTTCGTTCCTGGCACAAACTTCATTGACTTCATGGACCGTGGAGTGAGCGAATCGGCCGCCGTCATCGCGGTGCTCAGCCGCCATTATGAGCGCTCCACCTACGGACGCATGGAGTGGCAGGCCGCTCTGCGCGCCTCCCCCGAATCGCCCGAGCGGCGCCTGCTGACGGTCCGCGTCGACGACATCCCCGTCGAGGGACTGCTCGCCACGATCACGTACGTCGACCTCGTCGGCGTAGCGGACCACGACGCCGCCCGCGGCATGCTGCTCACCCGGGTCGGCCAGGCCCTGGACGGGCATGCGCGCCCGGACAGGCGGCCCGGCTACCCCGGGAGCACCCTGGGATCGCGCGGCGGCGCCGGGCAGACGCCCTTTCCCGTACAGCAGGGGCCGAGCCGGATCGGCGGCGCCGGCTGGGCAGGACGGCGACGGCCCGTACGGGCGCCTCTCTACCCGCCGGATTCCACCGGCGGCAGCGCCAAGGACGCGGTGACCGTCCTGCACCTGGCCGGGCCGGACTTCGGGCGCGGACGCGAGCCGGACACCCTGAGCCGGCAGCTCAGAGGGGACCTCGTCGAGCTGCGGAACGCCGGTGCGCCCACCCCCGACCTACTGGTGGTGACCGGTGACCTCACCGCATCCGGCAGCCCGCGCGAGTGCGACCAGGCCCTCAGCTTCCTCACCGCCGTACGGTCCCAGCTCGACCTTCCGCCGCAGCGCGTCATGGTCGTGCCCGGCGCCCAGGATGTGAGCCTGGCCGCCTGCCGCGCGTACTTCAGCACCTGCGAGGCGGACGAGGTCGCGCCACAGCCGCCGTACTGGCCCAAATGGCGCCACTACACACGGCTCTTCCGCGACCTCTACCACGGCCTCGACACCGTCTTCGACAGCGATCAGCCCTGGACCCTCTTTCCCGTGCCCGAACTGAGCACGGTGGTCGCCGGATTCAACTCCTCCGTCGCCTACAGCCACCGCCTGGAGGACCAGTACGGCTTCGTCGGACGCGACCAGGCGGCCTGGTTCGCGGAGGCGCTGCGGCCGTACGAGGAGGAGGGCTGGCTGCGGATCGGCATCGTCCGTCACCCGTTCACCGAACGCCGCCGCCCCGGCGACGCCGTCGGCGGACCCGGGGTGCTGCGGGACGCCGACACGCTGGAGCGGCTCGCCGCCCCCCGGCTGCACATGCTGCTGCACGGCCCGGCCGGCGGGCCCCGCAGCACCGCCGACGACCCGACCCACGCCCGGCTGTCCACCGCCACCGGCGACCTGCCGTTGTTCGGCGCGGCTGCGCCCGCCAGGTTCGAGCTGCTCCAGGTCACCGCCGACGGTGTCACCCGGTGGAGCGACCGGGGCGCGAAGGGGCCGGAGACCTTCCCCGGTACGTGGAGCCGGACCCGCCGCGTCTTCCCCGTACCGGACCGGCCCGGCGCAGCCTCCGCCTCCGCGGACGCGACGCACGAACGGGCCACGGTCGACGAGCCCGTGGACCTGCTCGTCGAGCGGGTGAAGGAGGTCTGCCAGGCCCGCAGGGAAGGCGTCCGGCTTCGCGACGTTCCCCGGCGTGCACCCGATGACATGGTTCAGCTGATGGCCACCTGGCGGGAGGACGGCGTGGTGCGCCAGCAGCGCATCGCCGTCCGCCCCGGCACACCCACCGAAGAGGAACTCGACCGCTTCATCACGCACGTCCACGCCACCGACCCCGGATCCGAGGCCGAGCTGGTGTACGACGGGCCCGCCCCGCAGAGCGGACTGCGCGAGCGCGCCGCGCGCCGCGGGATCAGGGTGCGCAGCTTCATCGAGTTCCAGGGCCTGCTCGACCTGCGCGGCTATGTGTCCGCCCAGACCGCGCGGCTGCAGGGCAGCGACCAGTACGCGCCGGGTCTCTATCTCCCCCAGCGCTACCGCGACGCCGACCGCCCCGACGGGGAAGAGCACGACGGCCTGGTCGAGGACCTGCTGGAGCTTCTGGAGGCCGACCACGGCCGTTTCGTCCTGCTGCTCGGCGACTTCGGGCACGGCAAGACGTTCGCCCTGCGCGAGCTGGCCCGCCGTATCCCCGAACAACTGCCGTATCTGACGCCGCTGCTCATCCCGCTCAGCACCCTCGACCGCGCGCACAGCCTGGAGGGCCTGGTCGCCGCCCACCTGGCGGGCCACGAGGTCGACACGATAGACCTGCGCGCCCTGCGCTACATGCTTGCCCAGGGCAGGGTCGTCCTGCTCTTCGACGGCTTCGACGAGCTGGTCAACCGGGTCAGTTACGACCGGGCGGCCGACCATCTGCAGGTGCTGCTCGACGCGTCCGTCGACAACGCCAAGATCGTGGTGAGCAGCCGCACCCAGCACTTCAAGTCCCACGAGCAGATCCTCACCGCTCTCGGCGAGCGCGTCGGACTGCTGCCGCAGCGCAGGATCCTGTCCGTCGAAGGGTTCACTCCCGCGCAGGTCCGGTCGTATCTGGTCAACAGTTACGGCGACGAGAGTGCGGCCGACGAGCGCTACCAGCTCCTGCGGAACATCCCCGACCTGCTCACGCTGTGCCGCAATCCCCGGCTGCTCTCCTTCGTCGCCGACCTGAGCCAGGACCAGCTGCGGGCGGTCGCCGGTGCGGGACGGGCCCTGAGCCCTGCCCGGCTCTACGAGGACGTGTTCGCCTCCTGGCTCGCCCACGAGGAGCGCCGTGGCCAGGGCGGACCCGGCGCACCGCCCGGCCTCACCCTCGCCGAGCTCTGGTCGTCGGTGACCGCGCTGGCCCAGCGGCTGTGGGAGAGCGGCCGCAGTGCGCTGCGGCTCGACGAGCTCACCGACACGGTGGCCACCACCCTCAGCGAACTCGCCGAAAGCCCGCTGTCCACCCAGGAGTCGGCGCAGGCGGTCGGCGCCGGCAGCCTGCTGGTGCGCAGCGACGACGGTCTCTTCCAGTTCATCCACGGCTCCGTCGTGGAGTGGCTGGTCGCGAAGGAAGCCGCCCGCCAGCTCGCCGGCGGGCGGTACGGACTGCTCTGCGCGCGCCCGCTGAGCCAGCTCGCGGTGGAGTTCTTCTGCGACCTCGCCGACCACGAACTGTGCGTCCGCTGGGTCCAGGACGTTCTCGACTCGTCAGGACCTTCCGGGTCCGACGGGTCCGGGGGGTCCGGGGGGCCTGCTGGGTCCGACGGGTCCGGTGGGTCCGGCTGGTCCGGCGGGTCTTCCGGCCCCTCCGCTCGCGGTGCGAACGACGCGGCGCGCGCCAACGCCGTACGGATCAGCGACCGGCTGCGCGTGCCCGCCAATGTGGATCTGCGGGGAGCCCGGCTGGCCGGGGAGGACCTCTCCTACCGCGACTTCTCCGGCGTCGACCTCACCGGCGCCGACCTGACCGACACCCGGCTCATCGGCGCGAATCTCTCCGGCGCCGTCCTCAGGAACGCCCGTCTCGTCGGCGCCCGCCTCGACCGCGCGGACCTCGGCCGGGCCGACTTCACCGGAGCCGACCTGCGCAGAGCCCGCCTGACCCGGGCCGATCTGCGCGGTGCGCGGCTCACCGGCAGCCGCTGGCACCGGGCCGCCCTCATCGACTCGCTCACGGACGCGTCCGTGCGGTCGGCCCCCGAGCTGCGCACCGCCGCCATCGCACCCGGCATGGCGGTGGACGCGGGATTCCGGCCCTCGTCCGTCGGCGTTCCGTACGGCTTCGACATGCGCACCAGCAGACTCCCCGAACCTATCGCGTACAGCCCCGAGGGGGAGCTCCTCGCGGTCGGGAGCGAGGACGGCGGCATCCTGATCTGCGCCGCGGACACGGGCAGGGCGCTGCGCACCCTCCAGGGCCACCAAGGGCGGGTGTACGCCGTCAAGTTCGGCGCCGACGTCATCGCCACCGGAGGCTCCGACGGCACCGTACGGCTGTGGGACCCGGTGTCCGGTGAGTGCCGGCACCGGCTGGAGGTCCACCCCGACGGGGTGTGGCCGGTCGCGCTCGACGGCGACGGCACGCTGCTCGCCACCGGGGACGGCGAAGGCCTGGTCACGATCTGGGACGTGGCCACGGGGGAACCCGTACACCGACTTCCCGGCCACACAGCCCCCGTCTACACCGCGGTCTTCAGCCCGGACGGCCGCACCCTGATCACCGGCGACGCGGCTGCCGACGTACGGCTGTGGGACATCCGTACCGGGCACTGCACAGGGGAACTCGGCGGCCATCAAGGGGCCGTCTACCGCGTCAGGTTCAGCCCGGACGGCACCGTCTTCGCCACCGCCGACCAGGGCGCGGAGGGGCAGGGCGGAGCCGTACGGATCTGGACGGCGGACGGGACGGACAGGGCGGACAGGGCGGACGGGGCGGGCGGGCCGCGGCTGCTGCACGAGTTCACCGGCCACACCGGACGCGTGTACGCCCTTGACTTCCACCCCGACGGCAACCTCCTGGCCAGCGGCGACACCGACGGACAAGTACGGCTGTGGGACCCGGTGGTCGGCACACAGGCCGGGATCCTGGAGCGGTGCACAGGAGCCGTTTACCACGTGCTCTTCGGGCACGGCGGCAAGCTCCTCGCGGCCTGCGACAGCGACGGCACGGTCCGGCTGTGGAACGTCACCACCCAGCGGCACGGACACACGGTCACCCTCCACGGCCAGCAGCCCGCCGAACACCGGGGCTCCGCATGGGCCCTGGCCTTCCGGCCGCAGGACAGCCAGCTGCTCACCGTCGGGAACGACGGAGGCGCGCAGGTCTGGGAGGCGGCCACCGGCCAGGGCAAGCGCATCCTGCGCGGCCACGGACGCCGGATCAGCGACCTGTCCTTCAGCGCCGACGGCGCCCACCTGGCCACCTGCGGCAACGACGGTGTCGTACGGCTGTGGGAGACGCGCACCGGGCGGCGTACCGAGGAGCTGACCGGACGGGGCGACCGGCTCGTCTCCGTGGCGTTCAGCCCGGTCGAACCGGTCCTCGGGACCGCCAGCAACGACGGTGACATCTACCTCTGGAACCCGGCCGGCGGCCAGTACCTGAGAGAGCTCGACATCGAGACCGAGCACATCTGGGCCGAGGCGTTCAGCGGCGACGGCCAACTGCTCGCCACGGCCAACGACGACGACACCGTCCGCCTCTGGTACCGCACCACGGGCGCGCAGGTGGCCAACCTGGACCAGCACCGCGGCAGGGTCCGCTCCATCGCCTTCAGGTCCGACAGCGATGTCCTCGCGACCGGCTGCGACGACAGCCGCGTACGGCTGTGGGACGCCCGCTCCGGCGGCCTCGTCGCGGAACTCGTCGCACATGACGACCGGGTGTACGGGGTGGCCTTCGGACCGGGGAGCCAGTGGCTGGCCAGTGCGAGCTGGGACGGTACGGCCATCGTCTGGCGGGACAACGAGCCGAGCCTGCGACTGCGCGGGCGCGGCGGCAGGCTGTGGACGGTCGCCGCCCATCCGAGCCTTCCGCTGCTGGCGGCGGCCGGGGACGACCGCACGATCGGGCTGTGGAACGCCGACACCGGCGAGCACATCACCGAACTGACCGGTCACGCGGGCCGGATCCTGTCCGTCGCCTTCAGCCCGGACGGTACGGCCCTGGCCAGCGGCAGCGAGGACGGCACCGTGCGGCTCTGGAACTTCCCGGCGGACGGGCAGCCCTCGCTGCGGGCGACGCTGATCGGCGTACCGGGCGGGTGGGCGGCCCTGACGCCGGCCGGCGGCTACAAGTACGAGGGCGATGTGGCCGGTGAGTTCTGGCATGTCGTGGGGATGTCGCGGTTCGTGCCGGGCGAGCTCGACGAGTACCTTCCGGGGGTTCACCGGCTGCCGCTGGGGGAGGAGCTGTAG
- a CDS encoding SLC13 family permease — protein MSAGVRQGLHPLDWLAAGLLAAGLLSVATGLLPTAPAGDAMERIGPLLVFLGSVIVLAELTGKAQVFDVVATWVARAGRGNYLLLFGLCVLFASVTTITLNLDTTAVLLTPVMLALATRVGIAAVPLAMTTVWLANTASLLLPVSNLTNLLAADRVALSPAEMAVTMWAPQLASIAVTMACLWAFYWRRGRRGEVRYTPPPAPKTDDPVLFRVCALACTGFLLAILLADVPLWSASLTAALIVVVAFALRSRADLRLSLMPWRLLVLVPGMFLVVETVNSNGLHALLTAAIGSDNGIVGMLRSAGVGAGVSNVLNNLPAYMAGEAAVPEANHQQLLALLIGVNVGPVVTPWASLATLLWFERCRWHGTSIDLGRFLGTGLVLAVSATLAATTTLALVA, from the coding sequence GTGAGCGCTGGGGTGCGACAAGGCCTGCATCCGCTGGACTGGCTGGCCGCCGGACTGCTCGCCGCCGGCCTGCTCAGCGTTGCCACAGGTCTGCTGCCGACGGCTCCCGCCGGGGACGCGATGGAGCGCATCGGGCCTCTGCTGGTCTTCCTCGGTTCGGTCATCGTGCTCGCGGAGTTGACGGGCAAGGCCCAGGTCTTCGACGTCGTCGCCACCTGGGTGGCCCGTGCGGGGCGTGGAAACTACCTGTTGTTGTTCGGGCTCTGCGTGCTGTTCGCCTCCGTCACCACCATCACGCTGAACCTGGACACCACGGCGGTGCTGCTGACCCCGGTGATGCTGGCACTCGCCACGCGCGTCGGCATCGCCGCCGTACCGCTGGCGATGACCACGGTCTGGCTGGCGAACACGGCCAGCCTGCTGCTGCCCGTGTCGAACCTGACGAATCTGCTCGCGGCGGACCGGGTCGCGTTGTCGCCGGCCGAGATGGCCGTCACGATGTGGGCGCCTCAACTGGCGTCCATCGCCGTCACCATGGCGTGCCTGTGGGCGTTCTACTGGCGGCGCGGGCGCCGGGGCGAGGTCCGCTACACGCCGCCGCCGGCGCCGAAGACGGACGACCCGGTGCTGTTTCGCGTCTGCGCGCTGGCGTGTACGGGCTTCCTGCTGGCGATCCTGCTGGCCGACGTACCGCTGTGGTCGGCGTCCCTGACGGCCGCGCTGATCGTGGTGGTGGCCTTCGCGCTGCGGAGCAGGGCGGATCTGAGGCTGTCCCTGATGCCGTGGCGGCTGCTGGTGCTGGTGCCGGGGATGTTCCTGGTGGTGGAGACCGTCAACTCCAACGGGCTGCACGCCCTGCTGACGGCGGCGATCGGATCCGACAACGGCATCGTCGGCATGCTGCGCTCGGCCGGCGTCGGCGCGGGCGTGTCCAACGTCCTCAACAACCTGCCCGCCTACATGGCGGGCGAGGCGGCCGTACCGGAAGCCAACCACCAGCAGCTGCTGGCCCTGCTCATCGGCGTCAACGTGGGCCCGGTCGTCACGCCGTGGGCCTCGCTGGCGACGCTGCTGTGGTTCGAACGCTGCCGCTGGCACGGCACGAGTATCGACCTGGGCCGTTTCCTGGGCACCGGCCTGGTCCTCGCGGTGTCGGCCACGCTGGCCGCCACGACGACGCTGGCACTGGTCGCCTAG